A genome region from Rhodanobacter thiooxydans includes the following:
- a CDS encoding DNA-binding protein, translating into MAIGVPETEVIAAADRVLARGERPTVERVRSELGRGSPARVGQLLETWWEALAQRMAGEARLPELPPEVAAAFRAVWVSASEHATAGAQAALAQEQNALLAAQTSLTQERKIWEIAIAEAQVLAQSAGQAREVAETRLTDVQRLVEQQTTQLNELNRQRDGLQQRADQLAEALETHKSTVNAEREAQSQHLRAVEDRAHAEIDRAREETKTLQATLRQKERETSAIASRLETAMASARAADHLATEHGARASTLEQQLARMDGLPAALLAAQQALQAATLREAALHTKLESLKLKPSRTRKKSPDPSGSR; encoded by the coding sequence ATGGCGATCGGGGTTCCGGAAACTGAGGTTATTGCCGCGGCCGATCGGGTCTTGGCCCGTGGCGAACGCCCCACCGTCGAGCGCGTGCGGTCCGAATTGGGGCGCGGTAGTCCGGCCCGCGTCGGCCAGTTGTTGGAAACCTGGTGGGAAGCGTTGGCGCAACGGATGGCAGGCGAAGCACGTTTACCCGAGTTACCGCCCGAGGTCGCCGCCGCGTTCCGGGCGGTGTGGGTGAGCGCCAGCGAGCACGCTACCGCTGGCGCTCAGGCCGCACTTGCTCAAGAGCAGAATGCCCTCCTGGCCGCCCAAACGTCCCTCACGCAAGAACGCAAGATCTGGGAAATTGCGATCGCGGAAGCGCAGGTACTGGCGCAGAGCGCGGGCCAGGCCCGTGAGGTCGCCGAAACGCGACTGACGGACGTCCAACGTCTCGTCGAGCAGCAGACCACCCAATTAAATGAGTTAAACCGGCAACGCGACGGGCTGCAACAGCGCGCCGATCAACTCGCCGAAGCGTTGGAGACGCACAAAAGCACGGTGAATGCTGAGCGTGAAGCCCAATCGCAGCATCTGCGGGCCGTCGAAGATCGGGCGCACGCGGAAATCGATCGGGCGCGGGAAGAAACCAAGACGCTCCAAGCAACGCTGCGGCAGAAGGAACGGGAAACCTCGGCTATCGCCTCCCGGTTGGAAACAGCCATGGCTTCGGCGCGTGCCGCAGACCACTTGGCCACCGAACATGGGGCCCGCGCTAGCACCCTAGAACAGCAACTGGCACGGATGGACGGTCTCCCCGCAGCATTGCTCGCGGCTCAGCAGGCGCTGCAGGCGGCGACCCTGCGTGAAGCGGCGCTACACACTAAATTGGAGAGCCTCAAGTTGAAGCCGTCGCGCACTAGAAAGAAGTCACCTGATCCGTCTGGATCCCGGTAG
- a CDS encoding tyrosine-type recombinase/integrase, with protein sequence MDAAGARAAQEFVADGTPANTARSYASALRYWAAWYALRYGQVLGDTPVSVAVASQFIVDHLERKAAHGLQHELPAALDARLVALGAKAKLGALAYATVAHRLAVLAKWHRLHDWEPPGDDHRIKTLMAKARRAQAKRGVTVRKKTALVAEPLQAMLATCTDGVRGLRDRALLLLAWSGGGRRRSEVVGIQIDDIRRLGPTTWTYALGHTKTNATGGRREKPLRGEVVLALEAWIEAVQLTEGALFRRVYRNGRAGAALTPDQVARIVQRRATLAELPGDWAAHSLRSGFVTEAGRQGVPLGEVMAMTEHRSVGTVMGYFQAGALLSSRATDLLAKK encoded by the coding sequence TTGGACGCCGCCGGCGCCCGCGCGGCCCAGGAATTCGTCGCTGATGGCACGCCGGCCAACACCGCGCGCAGCTACGCCAGCGCCCTGCGCTACTGGGCGGCTTGGTATGCGTTGCGTTACGGCCAGGTATTGGGCGACACGCCGGTGTCGGTCGCCGTGGCCAGCCAGTTCATCGTCGACCACCTCGAACGCAAAGCGGCCCACGGACTGCAGCACGAACTGCCGGCGGCCCTCGATGCGCGGCTCGTGGCGCTCGGGGCCAAAGCGAAGCTCGGAGCGCTGGCGTATGCCACGGTGGCGCACCGGCTCGCGGTGCTGGCCAAGTGGCATCGCCTGCACGACTGGGAACCGCCCGGCGACGATCATCGGATCAAAACCTTGATGGCCAAGGCGCGCCGCGCCCAAGCCAAGCGCGGCGTGACGGTGCGCAAGAAGACCGCGTTGGTGGCTGAACCGCTGCAAGCGATGTTGGCCACCTGTACGGATGGCGTCCGCGGCCTGCGGGATCGCGCCCTACTCCTGCTGGCCTGGAGCGGCGGTGGTCGGCGCCGCTCCGAAGTGGTGGGGATCCAGATCGATGACATTCGCCGGCTGGGTCCCACCACGTGGACCTACGCCTTGGGTCATACCAAAACCAATGCCACCGGCGGGCGTCGGGAGAAGCCCCTGCGCGGCGAGGTGGTGCTCGCCCTAGAGGCCTGGATCGAGGCCGTGCAGCTCACCGAGGGCGCTCTCTTCCGCCGGGTATACCGCAACGGTCGCGCCGGCGCCGCGCTCACGCCGGATCAGGTGGCCCGTATTGTCCAGCGGCGCGCGACGCTCGCAGAGCTGCCGGGCGATTGGGCGGCGCACAGCCTGCGCTCAGGCTTTGTGACGGAAGCCGGCCGTCAGGGCGTGCCGCTGGGTGAGGTGATGGCGATGACCGAGCACCGCAGTGTGGGCACAGTGATGGGGTATTTTCAGGCGGGGGCGCTGCTCAGCAGCCGTGCCACCGATCTGCTGGCAAAAAAATGA
- a CDS encoding type II toxin-antitoxin system RelE/ParE family toxin, which yields MDVDFEDASLKRLEADPGFTAGYEAAIVKAFRKRMQLIRASVDERAFYAMKSLHYEKLKGDRDGQCSMRLNDQWRLLLRVRQDEDGRTVVIISIIDYH from the coding sequence ATGGATGTGGATTTCGAAGACGCCTCGCTCAAGAGGCTTGAGGCGGACCCGGGATTTACGGCCGGCTACGAGGCCGCCATCGTCAAGGCGTTCCGAAAACGGATGCAACTCATCCGTGCGTCGGTCGACGAGCGCGCCTTTTATGCCATGAAGTCCCTGCATTACGAAAAACTGAAAGGAGACCGGGACGGTCAATGTTCGATGCGATTGAACGATCAATGGCGGCTGCTCTTGCGCGTGCGGCAAGACGAGGACGGTAGAACGGTCGTGATCATTTCCATCATCGATTATCACTAA
- a CDS encoding HigA family addiction module antitoxin, with protein MNTVAEIFPPGEFLREELEARGWSQTELAEIIGRPVRLINELIAGKKAITPETAIQLGDSLGTGPELWMNLESQYQLSKVRSTDGLIARRAKLYERFPVREMIKRGWIEATKSIEVLEQQFLTFFDVNSLEDEIPFCHAAKKTEVHDLPSMLQLAWLCRARRIASELVIAPYTEAGLRQALPRLSALLSAPEETRHVARVLAECGVRFVIVEPIPGSKIDGACFWLTDVQPVVALSLRLDRIDNFWFVLRHELEHVLRRHGRERGYILDQDMEGTAADQINDEEVVANTEAAEFCVAQDEMTGFVARVAPFFAAERVVLFAQRLDVHPGLVVGQLQRRLGRYDLFRKFQVKVRQAVTSSALTDGWGMVHTV; from the coding sequence ATGAACACTGTTGCTGAAATCTTCCCGCCGGGTGAGTTTCTCCGCGAAGAACTGGAAGCTCGCGGTTGGTCGCAGACCGAGCTGGCCGAGATCATCGGCCGTCCGGTGCGGCTGATCAATGAGCTGATCGCCGGCAAGAAGGCGATTACTCCGGAAACGGCCATCCAGTTGGGCGACTCGCTGGGCACCGGCCCGGAGTTGTGGATGAATCTGGAAAGCCAGTATCAGCTGTCCAAGGTCCGCTCTACCGACGGCCTGATTGCTCGGCGCGCCAAGCTCTACGAGCGGTTTCCGGTACGCGAGATGATCAAGCGCGGCTGGATCGAGGCCACCAAGAGCATCGAGGTGCTTGAACAGCAGTTTCTCACGTTCTTCGACGTGAACAGCCTGGAGGATGAGATTCCGTTCTGCCACGCCGCCAAGAAAACCGAGGTCCACGATCTGCCCAGCATGTTGCAGCTGGCCTGGCTGTGCCGGGCTCGCCGCATTGCGTCGGAGCTCGTGATCGCCCCCTACACCGAAGCCGGCTTGCGGCAGGCCCTGCCGCGTCTGTCGGCGCTCTTGTCCGCCCCCGAAGAAACTCGGCATGTCGCTCGGGTGCTCGCCGAGTGCGGCGTACGCTTTGTGATTGTGGAGCCCATTCCGGGCTCCAAGATCGACGGCGCCTGCTTCTGGCTCACCGACGTGCAGCCCGTGGTGGCGCTGTCGTTGCGCCTGGATCGCATCGACAACTTCTGGTTCGTGCTGCGCCATGAGCTGGAGCACGTGCTGCGCCGCCATGGTCGGGAACGCGGATACATCCTGGACCAAGACATGGAAGGGACCGCGGCCGACCAGATCAATGACGAGGAAGTGGTGGCGAACACCGAAGCTGCTGAATTTTGCGTGGCGCAGGACGAGATGACCGGATTTGTGGCCCGCGTGGCGCCATTTTTCGCCGCAGAACGCGTCGTGCTATTTGCGCAGCGCCTCGACGTGCACCCCGGCCTGGTGGTCGGCCAATTGCAGCGGCGACTCGGACGCTACGACCTGTTTCGCAAGTTTCAGGTCAAGGTGCGGCAAGCGGTGACGTCGTCGGCGCTGACCGATGGCTGGGGTATGGTTCACACGGTTTAG